From a single Oceanobacillus kimchii X50 genomic region:
- a CDS encoding sensor histidine kinase translates to MIFRKIINFFSSITLRKKIIFFSTFFMLILILIVNTAIYFLFYQSASEGELDQLTTHTDTLIETIGKNSSVSREEMSDLLTAYLPTNGMIRVIDENENDVTGKLAKSQEYTDVPIEYTTTERREVISFNQMDVAIVTKPIIWQNGEIVTIQVSDHLIHMNETMQTLRYVLFFSSAIILIPTIIASFLLSRFLLNPIQKLKETMQTNISKRDWQKIDIENRSKDELYEMEVTFNEMIDSLKENYEKQEIFVSNASHELKTPIQIIKSYAQLLSRRGEGNPELLQESTEAIDSEADRMQNLVEQMLALAKNQQEQVMETLDMRELLQQVIITFQKAYAPREINLLVDEKTKYVWQGNPDQIKQVIYILLTNALKYSEKEVHIRLQQQNDEMIVSVQDFGEGLAEQDQQHIFERFYRVDRARNRESGGTGLGLAIAKVIVESYQGEITVQSKIGEGSIFRIHLPNMDQ, encoded by the coding sequence ATGATATTTCGAAAAATAATTAATTTCTTCTCTTCCATAACATTACGAAAAAAAATCATCTTTTTCTCAACATTTTTTATGTTGATTTTAATATTAATTGTAAATACGGCAATTTATTTCCTGTTTTATCAATCAGCTTCAGAAGGAGAGTTGGATCAATTAACAACTCATACGGATACATTGATTGAGACAATTGGGAAGAATTCGTCTGTTTCTCGAGAAGAGATGAGCGATTTATTAACGGCGTATTTACCAACAAATGGAATGATTCGAGTTATTGATGAGAATGAGAATGATGTTACTGGTAAACTTGCGAAATCACAAGAATACACTGATGTGCCCATTGAGTATACAACAACGGAAAGAAGAGAAGTTATTTCTTTTAATCAAATGGATGTTGCTATTGTCACGAAACCAATTATTTGGCAAAATGGAGAAATTGTAACCATTCAAGTCTCCGATCATTTAATTCATATGAATGAAACGATGCAAACGTTAAGGTATGTGCTATTTTTCTCGAGTGCGATTATATTAATTCCGACTATTATTGCAAGCTTTCTGTTGAGTCGTTTCTTATTAAACCCAATTCAAAAATTAAAAGAGACGATGCAGACCAATATTTCAAAGAGAGATTGGCAAAAGATAGATATTGAAAACAGATCAAAAGATGAACTTTATGAAATGGAAGTAACATTTAATGAAATGATCGATTCTTTGAAAGAAAATTATGAGAAGCAGGAAATTTTTGTATCAAACGCATCTCATGAATTGAAAACGCCTATTCAGATTATCAAAAGTTATGCACAGTTATTAAGTCGACGTGGGGAAGGTAATCCTGAATTGCTGCAAGAATCTACGGAAGCTATCGATTCCGAAGCTGACCGAATGCAAAATTTAGTCGAGCAAATGTTAGCGTTAGCCAAGAATCAACAGGAACAAGTTATGGAAACATTGGATATGAGAGAACTTCTCCAACAAGTTATCATTACATTCCAAAAAGCGTATGCTCCAAGAGAGATAAATTTATTGGTGGATGAGAAAACAAAGTATGTATGGCAAGGAAATCCTGATCAAATCAAACAAGTTATTTATATACTGTTAACAAATGCGCTAAAATACAGTGAAAAAGAAGTGCATATCCGACTACAACAACAGAACGATGAAATGATAGTATCTGTTCAAGACTTTGGAGAAGGTTTAGCGGAGCAAGATCAGCAACATATTTTTGAGAGATTTTATCGAGTAGATCGTGCACGTAATAGAGAATCAGGCGGTACGGGACTAGGACTAGCAATCGCTAAGGTCATAGTTGAATCCTATCAAGGAGAGATAACTGTCCAGAGCAAGATAGGTGAAGGTTCGATATTCCGTATTCATCTTCCTAACATGGACCAATAA
- a CDS encoding PepSY domain-containing protein: MNKRTLLIGVVVILVVSLFFIYRTGASSSEPKLSQAEIKELVEAQYPGNQNEPNLQLKDGEPVYQVEVQQENGSYEVLLDGNTGKVLDIYQTEAEKAENVEPDDNNNTTPDENSNKDNDQDGQQNNDDTDKADKDEPSSEQGNNAIISSDEAKEIALQQFSGTVSELELDEDDGTMIYEIEIVDGNKEANIEINAYTGNVIVIETEVDDD; encoded by the coding sequence ATGAATAAACGTACACTACTCATCGGAGTAGTAGTAATATTAGTCGTTAGTTTGTTTTTTATTTATCGTACAGGAGCTTCTTCCAGTGAACCAAAGCTATCCCAAGCCGAAATAAAAGAACTAGTGGAAGCACAGTACCCTGGGAATCAAAATGAACCAAATCTGCAATTAAAGGATGGCGAGCCTGTATATCAAGTGGAAGTACAGCAGGAAAATGGTAGTTACGAAGTGTTATTAGATGGGAACACAGGTAAGGTATTGGATATCTATCAAACAGAAGCTGAAAAAGCAGAGAATGTGGAACCAGATGATAACAATAATACAACACCTGATGAAAATTCAAATAAAGATAATGACCAAGATGGTCAGCAGAATAATGATGATACAGATAAAGCTGATAAAGACGAACCATCATCTGAACAAGGAAACAATGCGATCATCTCATCAGATGAGGCAAAAGAAATTGCATTACAACAGTTTTCTGGAACTGTAAGTGAACTTGAGTTAGACGAAGATGATGGAACAATGATCTATGAAATTGAAATAGTGGATGGGAATAAAGAAGCGAATATCGAAATTAATGCGTACACGGGAAATGTTATTGTAATTGAAACTGAAGTGGACGATGATTAG
- a CDS encoding PepSY domain-containing protein — MKKKLVVLVGALTISTAVGLGLSQSDQAASASENQEPTLSSDDITSIVKEQYEGKITDFELDRDNNQSHYEVEVIHDDEEYDLEIDAETGEIIKENVEKFQLENKQEATKNSNFDSSNFIGDQKAKEIALKQFSGKVVGFELDEDDDKYVYEIEVREGNKEADFEIDAVTGDILEMDTEIDDDRFDD; from the coding sequence ATGAAAAAGAAATTAGTAGTGCTAGTAGGTGCGTTAACAATCTCAACAGCGGTAGGATTAGGACTTTCCCAATCGGATCAAGCGGCTTCAGCTTCTGAAAATCAAGAACCAACTTTATCTTCGGATGACATTACATCCATCGTTAAAGAACAGTATGAGGGTAAAATTACTGATTTTGAACTAGACAGAGATAACAATCAATCTCATTACGAAGTAGAGGTAATCCATGATGATGAAGAATATGACTTGGAGATTGATGCGGAAACAGGGGAAATTATCAAAGAAAACGTAGAGAAATTTCAACTAGAAAATAAACAGGAAGCAACTAAAAATTCTAATTTTGATAGCTCAAACTTCATTGGTGATCAAAAAGCAAAAGAAATTGCGTTGAAACAATTCTCTGGTAAAGTTGTAGGATTTGAGTTAGATGAAGATGATGATAAGTATGTATATGAAATTGAAGTAAGAGAAGGAAATAAAGAAGCGGATTTTGAAATTGATGCAGTAACAGGTGATATTTTGGAAATGGATACCGAAATTGATGATGATCGATTCGATGATTAA
- a CDS encoding bifunctional metallophosphatase/5'-nucleotidase: MHQSTVTILYTSDVHGHAMPIQYGTNKKEDIGLAKYATVVEEHKESEENLIVIDNGDLIQGTPLMTHYVKEHLDKPNPMVGIMNRLQIDAGVIGNHEFNFGHAVLQQAIHESNFPWLSANIINIQTKEPAFGPPYIIKTFNNGITAAIIGVTTHYIPNWESTEHIEGLSFEDAFDILNSWVSYIKENEQPDIVIAAYHGGFEKDLHTGEATEDLTGENQGYQMVEEIEGIDILLTGHQHRRINELKNNVIVLQPGHNGQAYGKAEITLIKDKQDKWMIDSKKGHIQQFTDVKSNQQVLNYMEALESSTQTWLDQPIGKIDGDMVIHDSFQARINKHPFIEFIHKVQMDAAEVDISVSALLNNTSKGFSSEVTMRDIVSNYMYPNTLTVLELTGQDIKDALEKSAEYFTIEDNQIIVNPSFVEPKPQHYNYDIWHGIDYTMNISNPPGDRVSNMCYHGEPIKSHDTFHVVLNNYRASGGGNYDMFKHKKVVKEIQKDAVELIQTYFEKHPRVAAITTNNYQVVMNHN, encoded by the coding sequence TTGCATCAATCAACAGTAACTATCTTATATACAAGTGATGTACATGGACATGCAATGCCAATACAGTATGGAACAAATAAAAAAGAAGATATTGGACTTGCTAAATATGCAACAGTGGTAGAGGAACATAAAGAATCCGAAGAGAATCTAATTGTTATTGATAATGGTGATTTAATTCAAGGAACACCACTTATGACACATTACGTGAAGGAACATCTGGATAAACCAAATCCTATGGTAGGAATAATGAATCGATTACAAATAGACGCGGGAGTAATCGGAAACCATGAATTTAATTTTGGACACGCGGTTTTACAACAAGCCATTCATGAATCTAATTTCCCTTGGTTATCTGCAAACATTATAAATATACAAACAAAAGAACCTGCATTTGGTCCCCCTTATATTATTAAAACATTTAATAATGGAATAACAGCAGCAATAATAGGGGTAACTACCCATTACATTCCTAATTGGGAGTCCACTGAGCATATTGAAGGTTTATCATTTGAAGATGCATTTGATATATTGAATAGTTGGGTTTCTTACATTAAAGAGAACGAACAGCCCGATATTGTAATTGCTGCTTATCATGGAGGATTTGAAAAAGACTTACATACAGGAGAAGCTACCGAAGATTTGACTGGTGAAAATCAAGGCTATCAAATGGTTGAAGAAATTGAAGGTATCGATATCTTACTCACTGGTCATCAACATCGTCGAATTAATGAGCTAAAAAATAATGTTATCGTTTTACAACCAGGACACAATGGGCAAGCTTATGGGAAAGCCGAAATTACTCTCATCAAAGATAAACAGGATAAATGGATGATTGATAGTAAAAAAGGCCATATTCAGCAATTTACAGATGTAAAATCCAATCAACAAGTACTTAACTACATGGAAGCATTAGAATCTTCCACGCAAACATGGTTAGATCAACCTATTGGGAAGATTGATGGAGATATGGTTATTCATGACTCTTTTCAAGCACGTATTAATAAGCATCCATTTATAGAATTTATTCATAAAGTACAAATGGATGCGGCGGAAGTTGATATATCTGTTTCTGCGTTATTGAATAACACGTCAAAAGGATTTTCTTCGGAAGTTACAATGCGCGATATTGTATCTAATTATATGTATCCCAATACGTTAACTGTATTAGAATTAACTGGACAAGACATAAAAGATGCCTTAGAAAAAAGCGCAGAATACTTTACTATTGAAGATAACCAAATTATCGTCAATCCTAGTTTTGTAGAACCAAAACCACAACATTATAATTATGATATCTGGCATGGAATTGATTATACAATGAACATTTCAAATCCACCAGGTGATCGTGTTTCCAATATGTGCTACCATGGTGAACCAATAAAAAGTCACGATACTTTTCACGTTGTATTAAATAATTACCGTGCATCTGGCGGTGGTAATTACGATATGTTTAAACATAAGAAAGTAGTAAAAGAAATCCAAAAGGATGCTGTAGAACTCATTCAAACGTATTTCGAAAAACATCCTCGTGTTGCTGCTATTACGACGAATAATTATCAGGTGGTTATGAATCACAATTAG
- the phnE gene encoding phosphonate ABC transporter, permease protein PhnE — MENKNLSLPPKPKNSLAKKVRNIIIAILVIAMYIWTFVTIDIDWGRAIERAINNFQRVIPELFSPDWSALGDVSASMLETIFIAFAGSLMAAVIAVPLSFIAARNMMGGIITSVIGKFFLSSVRAFPEIILAILFVVAVGPNAFAGVLAIAIGSTGMLGKMFSEIIESIDMQVIEAMEASGANKVQILFHGVLPQIIPEFLSYAIYRFEVDIRASSILGIVGAGGIGTMIMFASSNRNWNEMGMILLAIIIVVTIIDFASAKIRRKIV; from the coding sequence ATGGAAAATAAAAATCTTTCCTTACCTCCAAAACCAAAGAACTCTTTAGCGAAGAAAGTCCGTAATATTATTATTGCTATACTTGTTATTGCAATGTACATATGGACGTTTGTGACTATTGATATTGATTGGGGACGTGCAATCGAAAGAGCTATAAATAATTTCCAGCGTGTCATCCCAGAATTATTCAGTCCTGATTGGTCTGCTTTAGGTGATGTATCCGCAAGTATGTTAGAGACTATCTTTATCGCATTCGCTGGATCGTTAATGGCAGCAGTAATAGCTGTTCCATTATCATTTATTGCAGCACGCAATATGATGGGCGGAATCATCACTTCGGTCATCGGGAAATTTTTCTTATCTTCCGTACGTGCATTTCCAGAAATTATCCTTGCCATTCTATTTGTAGTAGCAGTTGGACCAAATGCATTTGCAGGGGTGCTCGCTATTGCGATTGGATCTACAGGGATGCTAGGAAAAATGTTCTCTGAAATTATCGAATCCATTGATATGCAAGTCATCGAAGCAATGGAAGCTTCAGGTGCGAATAAAGTTCAAATTTTATTCCACGGTGTCCTTCCACAAATCATTCCAGAATTCCTGTCTTATGCCATTTATCGTTTTGAAGTAGATATCCGTGCTTCTTCTATACTAGGTATCGTTGGAGCAGGTGGTATTGGTACAATGATTATGTTCGCATCTAGTAACCGTAATTGGAATGAAATGGGTATGATTTTGCTGGCGATCATTATTGTAGTAACGATCATTGATTTTGCTTCTGCAAAAATTCGTCGTAAGATTGTATAA
- the phnE gene encoding phosphonate ABC transporter, permease protein PhnE, translated as MTNSKQPLSKKEIPSLYPAKTKMQVTVIFFVVLAMYLYSMINTQQQMTSGFENALSNMKEVIEKFFPPNPAVIMPILPAIIETIQMAIIATTVAALFTVPLSLLAARNITTVKPLYYISRTFLNILRTIPDLVLAVIFVGLFGIGVFPGILALIVFSIGILAKLISETIEAVDMNPLEAMRASGGNVFQVILYALVPQVLPQFTSLVLYVFEINIRASLVLGLVGAGGIGLVLNQQLQFYNYPNAMMIIVVILVVVIIIEYISTKLREALL; from the coding sequence GTGACAAACTCCAAGCAACCATTGAGTAAAAAAGAAATTCCATCTCTTTATCCAGCAAAAACAAAAATGCAGGTTACTGTTATCTTCTTTGTTGTACTAGCAATGTATTTATATAGCATGATAAATACACAACAACAAATGACAAGCGGATTTGAAAATGCACTTTCTAATATGAAAGAAGTAATTGAAAAGTTCTTCCCACCAAATCCAGCAGTTATTATGCCAATACTACCTGCTATTATTGAAACGATACAAATGGCAATTATCGCAACTACAGTGGCAGCGCTCTTCACTGTGCCACTATCATTACTTGCAGCACGCAATATTACAACAGTCAAACCATTATATTACATATCTCGTACTTTTTTAAATATATTACGTACTATCCCAGACCTTGTTCTTGCAGTAATTTTTGTTGGATTGTTTGGTATCGGTGTTTTTCCTGGTATCTTAGCACTAATTGTATTTTCTATTGGAATTCTTGCAAAGTTAATTAGTGAAACGATTGAAGCCGTCGATATGAATCCACTAGAAGCAATGCGCGCATCTGGAGGAAATGTATTTCAAGTCATTTTGTATGCACTAGTCCCACAAGTATTACCACAATTTACTTCACTTGTGCTTTATGTATTTGAAATTAATATTCGTGCATCACTCGTCCTTGGTCTTGTAGGTGCTGGTGGTATTGGTTTAGTACTGAACCAACAATTACAATTTTATAATTATCCAAATGCAATGATGATTATTGTCGTTATTTTAGTAGTTGTCATTATCATTGAGTATATCAGCACGAAATTAAGGGAGGCGTTATTATAA
- the phnC gene encoding phosphonate ABC transporter ATP-binding protein: MIEFKDVGLVYPNGTEGLKNINVKINDGEFVVIVGLSGAGKSTFIRSINRLVTPTTGELILDDENILKYSGNKLRMLRTKTGMIFQNYNLVKRSNVFKNVLAGRLGHTGTIRSIFNQYKKEDVALAYESLHRVNIAEKIYNRADELSGGQQQRVSIARVLTQQPKYILADEPVASLDPPTSHQVMTYLKKINREDKITTIVNLHFIDMAMEYADRIIGMRAGEVVFDGPVSEVSESTFEEIYGRSIREDDLRGGAKES; encoded by the coding sequence ATGATTGAGTTTAAGGATGTCGGCCTTGTCTATCCAAATGGAACGGAAGGTCTGAAAAATATTAATGTAAAAATCAATGATGGAGAATTTGTTGTAATTGTCGGTTTATCAGGGGCTGGTAAGTCTACATTTATTCGCAGTATTAACCGATTAGTTACTCCAACAACTGGCGAGCTAATCCTTGATGATGAAAATATTTTAAAGTATAGCGGAAATAAGTTACGTATGTTACGCACGAAAACAGGTATGATTTTTCAGAATTATAATCTCGTTAAACGTTCTAATGTATTTAAAAATGTGCTAGCTGGTCGCCTTGGGCATACGGGCACTATCCGATCTATCTTTAATCAATATAAAAAAGAAGATGTTGCATTAGCTTATGAGAGTCTGCACCGTGTTAATATTGCAGAAAAGATTTATAACCGTGCCGATGAACTTAGTGGGGGACAACAACAACGGGTTAGCATTGCACGTGTTCTCACCCAACAACCAAAGTATATTTTAGCTGATGAGCCTGTCGCATCACTCGACCCTCCGACTTCTCATCAAGTAATGACTTATTTAAAGAAAATTAACCGTGAAGACAAAATTACAACAATCGTAAACCTTCACTTTATCGATATGGCGATGGAATATGCGGATCGGATTATAGGAATGCGAGCTGGTGAAGTTGTATTTGACGGTCCTGTATCGGAGGTTAGTGAAAGTACCTTCGAAGAAATTTATGGTCGCTCTATACGTGAAGATGACCTACGTGGGGGTGCAAAAGAGTCGTGA
- the phnD gene encoding phosphate/phosphite/phosphonate ABC transporter substrate-binding protein: MKKFYSLLLIIGLVLFLAACGSSDEDAGTDDSSSNGDEANGDEAAADGEIPETLVMGFVPSQDSDTIADTVEPLAERLGEELGITVEGRVMTNYNALVEAMGANQVHVGFIPAFGYVLASEQYDAEVILKSIRYGSGTYKAQYVVRSDSGIESLADLEGKVWAYADQGSTSGYLFPASQLMEEFDYDTAAELESNFFGGSISSGGHDNSAISVLNGDADVATTFDDVRTELEEEYPTVMEDLSILGYTDEIPNDTISVTKELPDDFVQKVKEAFLSFNDDEEMIQIMNEVYNWDAIDEASDEEYDIVRDTYQEFKDNIEL; this comes from the coding sequence ATGAAGAAATTTTACAGTTTATTGCTAATCATTGGACTTGTATTATTTTTAGCAGCATGTGGTAGCTCTGATGAAGATGCAGGTACTGATGATTCAAGCTCGAATGGGGATGAAGCAAATGGAGATGAAGCAGCTGCTGATGGTGAAATCCCTGAAACGCTTGTAATGGGATTTGTTCCATCGCAGGATTCTGACACCATTGCAGATACAGTAGAACCTTTAGCAGAAAGACTAGGGGAAGAACTAGGAATTACTGTAGAGGGTCGAGTTATGACTAATTATAATGCGTTAGTAGAAGCAATGGGTGCAAACCAAGTACATGTTGGATTTATCCCTGCATTTGGTTATGTGCTTGCTAGTGAACAATATGATGCAGAAGTTATTTTAAAATCCATTCGTTACGGTTCTGGAACCTATAAGGCACAATATGTAGTACGCTCTGATTCTGGCATTGAGAGTTTAGCAGACTTAGAGGGGAAAGTTTGGGCTTATGCGGATCAAGGTTCCACTTCAGGATATTTATTCCCTGCCAGTCAATTAATGGAAGAATTTGATTATGATACAGCTGCTGAATTAGAAAGTAATTTCTTCGGAGGGTCTATTTCTTCCGGTGGACACGACAACTCAGCTATTTCTGTTTTAAATGGAGATGCAGACGTTGCAACAACATTTGATGATGTAAGAACGGAATTAGAAGAAGAATATCCAACTGTAATGGAAGACTTATCAATTCTTGGTTATACAGATGAAATTCCAAATGACACTATTTCTGTAACAAAAGAACTGCCAGATGACTTTGTACAAAAAGTAAAAGAAGCGTTCTTGTCTTTTAATGATGATGAAGAGATGATTCAAATTATGAACGAAGTATATAACTGGGATGCAATCGATGAAGCATCGGATGAAGAATACGACATTGTTCGAGATACATACCAGGAGTTCAAAGATAATATCGAACTATAA
- a CDS encoding MarR family winged helix-turn-helix transcriptional regulator, translated as MELVTKKQDPSLKLLVILSKAYKTVMEQVELDVKSRGISLTDFAVLELLYHRGKQPLQKIADKILLTSGSITYVVNKLEKQGYLTREQCELDKRVTYAVITDKGTELLDSIFPGHWEKIKKIMHGLDYQEKEEAIVLLRKLGTAIREL; from the coding sequence ATGGAATTGGTAACGAAGAAACAGGATCCATCCTTAAAGTTACTAGTTATATTATCCAAAGCGTACAAAACAGTAATGGAGCAAGTAGAGTTAGATGTGAAGTCCAGGGGAATAAGTTTAACTGATTTTGCTGTTTTGGAATTATTGTATCATCGGGGGAAACAACCTTTACAAAAAATCGCAGATAAAATTTTGTTAACAAGCGGAAGTATTACGTATGTTGTAAATAAGCTTGAAAAACAAGGATATTTAACGAGAGAACAGTGTGAATTAGACAAGCGAGTTACCTATGCTGTTATTACTGATAAAGGTACAGAATTACTCGATTCTATTTTCCCAGGACATTGGGAAAAAATTAAAAAAATCATGCATGGACTAGACTATCAGGAAAAGGAAGAAGCAATTGTTTTATTAAGAAAGTTAGGAACGGCAATTCGAGAACTTTAA
- a CDS encoding glutaredoxin family protein: MSKVVVYVSEVNEPSKKVIELLDDYKITYEMKNVTKNKTYLQELQSKGIYGTPATEIDGDMVLGFQKNKLKYALGVDDVSHYSSLFDGFNS; the protein is encoded by the coding sequence ATGAGTAAAGTGGTGGTCTATGTTAGTGAAGTTAACGAACCCTCCAAAAAAGTTATTGAGCTATTGGATGACTATAAAATAACTTATGAGATGAAAAATGTAACTAAAAATAAAACGTATTTGCAGGAATTACAAAGTAAAGGGATTTATGGTACTCCGGCTACAGAAATAGACGGAGACATGGTATTAGGTTTTCAAAAAAATAAGTTGAAGTACGCATTAGGCGTAGATGATGTTTCGCATTATTCCTCTTTGTTTGATGGGTTCAATTCATAA
- a CDS encoding YppG family protein: MQRHRYPRQMNTIPENYNFNQVPQQQPLSQLTTNWNTQQHPSTPYEVFAKPELPLQSLVNQQGQGNSPNSAQSNQQFNTGEGENPLKFDKVMNTVGQLASTYHQVSPIIKEFSTFVKAFR; this comes from the coding sequence ATGCAACGTCATAGGTATCCACGTCAAATGAATACTATTCCTGAGAATTATAACTTTAATCAAGTACCCCAACAACAACCTTTATCTCAATTAACTACTAACTGGAATACACAACAACACCCCTCCACCCCGTACGAAGTTTTTGCGAAACCGGAATTACCATTACAGAGTTTGGTAAATCAGCAAGGGCAAGGAAATTCGCCTAATTCGGCTCAATCTAACCAACAGTTCAACACCGGGGAAGGAGAAAATCCGTTGAAGTTTGATAAGGTTATGAATACAGTTGGACAATTAGCAAGTACGTACCACCAAGTTTCACCAATAATTAAAGAGTTCAGTACGTTCGTTAAAGCTTTTCGTTAA
- a CDS encoding alpha/beta hydrolase has product MIACLIIHGYTGGPYEVDPLADFLRNNTDWHVEVPTLPGHGEQLSLENASYKNWIQAAEAALEPLRDKYEKVYVIGFSMGGMIAAYLAARYQIDKLVLLAPSGKYLSFKQIGLDIATCIGDGIRGDLSKNKLYNHYKKKLGMVPLKANIEFMKLVRFTRRYLDKVNSPVLIAHGQLDGIVPYKTAYYLDKEIHSEEKEVVVFERSRHLICLGEDKDTLNGMVYDFLIQQQ; this is encoded by the coding sequence ATGATAGCGTGCTTGATCATACACGGCTACACGGGAGGTCCATATGAGGTAGACCCTTTAGCAGACTTTTTAAGAAATAATACAGATTGGCATGTAGAAGTTCCTACATTACCAGGACATGGGGAACAGCTTAGTCTCGAAAATGCATCTTACAAAAATTGGATTCAAGCAGCAGAGGCTGCTCTTGAGCCTTTACGAGATAAATATGAAAAGGTGTATGTAATTGGTTTCTCTATGGGAGGAATGATTGCTGCCTATCTTGCGGCAAGGTATCAAATAGACAAATTAGTGTTATTAGCACCTTCTGGAAAATATTTGAGTTTCAAGCAAATTGGCTTAGATATTGCAACATGTATAGGTGATGGTATCCGTGGGGATTTAAGCAAAAACAAGCTGTATAATCATTATAAGAAGAAGTTAGGTATGGTACCTTTAAAAGCAAATATTGAATTTATGAAATTGGTTCGCTTTACAAGGCGCTACTTGGATAAGGTGAATTCTCCAGTTTTAATTGCACATGGACAACTTGATGGGATAGTTCCTTATAAAACGGCATATTATTTAGATAAGGAAATCCATTCTGAGGAAAAAGAAGTCGTCGTGTTTGAAAGGTCTAGGCATTTAATATGCTTGGGAGAGGATAAAGATACCTTAAATGGAATGGTATATGATTTCCTCATTCAACAACAATAA
- a CDS encoding DegV family protein has product MHIQLMTDSSADIPAFLSEKLDVKVVPLYLHFSDGQYTSGVTMGIEAYHKKVKDLGELPRSAAPSPHNFYEEYKKIPADKPIIMLSLSSALSSTYDHALAGKELLLEEEPNRVIEVINTKTASCGISLLLHEAGKKLEEGYSFDHLVEHLHERVEQTTTLFVLKTLENLVLGGRLEKMKGRIAKTLNIKILMKATDEGEIEVAEKVRGDKKSIRRFIDQIGEYTKNTESKIISMTHCRDEDRANSVLKEIRNKYHFKDALLAETGPLISTYGGEGALVMAFFKDKDK; this is encoded by the coding sequence ATGCATATTCAACTAATGACAGATAGTTCTGCTGATATTCCAGCATTTTTAAGCGAAAAGTTAGATGTGAAGGTAGTTCCACTCTATCTTCATTTTAGTGATGGACAATATACAAGTGGAGTTACGATGGGAATTGAAGCTTATCATAAAAAAGTAAAGGATTTAGGTGAGTTACCTCGTTCTGCAGCACCCAGCCCACATAACTTTTATGAAGAATATAAGAAAATCCCCGCAGACAAACCTATTATTATGCTTAGCCTTTCTAGTGCACTAAGTAGTACGTATGATCATGCATTAGCTGGAAAAGAGTTGTTATTGGAAGAAGAACCGAATCGTGTAATTGAAGTAATCAATACAAAAACTGCTTCGTGTGGAATTTCACTTTTATTACATGAAGCAGGTAAAAAATTAGAAGAAGGATATTCATTTGATCACCTCGTCGAACACCTACATGAACGAGTGGAACAAACAACTACTTTATTTGTTTTAAAGACACTAGAAAACCTCGTACTTGGGGGAAGACTTGAAAAGATGAAAGGCCGAATTGCAAAAACACTTAATATCAAAATTCTTATGAAAGCTACAGATGAGGGAGAAATTGAAGTAGCTGAAAAAGTACGTGGCGATAAAAAGTCAATTCGTCGTTTTATTGATCAAATTGGTGAATACACAAAAAATACTGAGAGCAAAATCATTTCAATGACGCACTGTAGAGACGAGGATCGTGCGAACAGCGTTCTTAAAGAAATACGAAATAAATATCATTTTAAAGATGCTCTTCTTGCTGAAACAGGGCCCTTAATTTCGACTTATGGCGGGGAAGGCGCTCTTGTAATGGCATTCTTTAAAGATAAAGATAAATAA